A stretch of the Flavobacterium sp. 5 genome encodes the following:
- the hisC gene encoding histidinol-phosphate transaminase, with translation MTFDINTIVRENVKKLKPYSSARDEFEDFDTADMIFLDANENPYQNGVNRYPDPQQGNVKVVLGKMKNVNPKQILLGNGSDEVLDLLFRAFCEPKIDNIISLPPTYGMYSVLANINAVENREVLLSTNFQPQIEKILDTVDANTKIIFLCSPNNPTGNSFSTESVTTLLEKFNGFVVIDEAYIDFSDKEGWLQKLDQYPNLIITQTLSKAYGLAGIRLGVCYASTEVITVLNKIKPPYNVNELTQLRALERLSDEVKISNEIASIIAQRTELLSVLDKVSFVEKIYPTEANFILIKVDNANKRYDELIKKGIVIRNRTTQPLCENTLRLTIGTVEENKKLMEALLAI, from the coding sequence ATGACTTTCGATATAAACACCATAGTACGTGAAAACGTCAAAAAATTAAAGCCTTATTCTTCAGCTCGTGATGAGTTTGAGGATTTTGATACAGCAGATATGATTTTTTTGGATGCCAATGAAAATCCATATCAAAACGGAGTAAACCGTTATCCTGATCCACAACAGGGTAATGTAAAAGTAGTTTTGGGTAAAATGAAAAATGTAAATCCAAAACAAATCCTTTTAGGAAACGGAAGTGATGAGGTTTTAGATTTATTATTCAGAGCTTTTTGTGAGCCAAAAATTGATAACATTATTTCATTGCCACCAACTTATGGAATGTATAGTGTTTTGGCTAATATCAATGCTGTTGAAAATAGAGAAGTATTACTTTCAACTAATTTTCAGCCACAAATTGAGAAAATTTTAGATACAGTTGATGCTAATACCAAAATTATCTTTTTATGTTCACCAAACAACCCAACGGGAAATTCTTTTTCAACAGAAAGCGTAACAACTTTATTAGAGAAATTCAATGGTTTTGTTGTAATTGACGAAGCGTATATTGATTTTTCAGATAAAGAAGGCTGGTTACAGAAACTAGATCAATATCCAAATTTGATTATCACACAAACTTTATCAAAAGCGTATGGTTTGGCAGGAATTCGTTTAGGAGTTTGCTATGCATCTACAGAAGTAATTACGGTATTGAACAAAATCAAACCACCATATAACGTAAACGAATTGACACAACTTCGTGCTTTGGAACGTTTGAGTGATGAAGTTAAAATTTCAAACGAAATTGCCTCAATCATAGCACAAAGAACCGAATTACTTTCAGTTTTAGATAAAGTATCTTTTGTAGAAAAAATTTATCCAACCGAAGCGAATTTCATTTTGATAAAAGTGGATAACGCTAATAAACGTTATGATGAATTAATTAAAAAAGGAATTGTAATTCGTAACAGAACTACTCAACCTCTATGTGAAAACACTTTGCGTTTGACTATTGGAACAGTAGAAGAAAATAAAAAATTAATGGAGGCACTTTTAGCTATATAA